CATGTGCCGTTGTCCAGGGCGCCGCGGCCCCTGTCGAGAACGGCAACGCGCAGTTGCTGCTGAGCGAGGCTGACGGCGGCTGCGATACCCGCTGGGCCGGCCCCGACGATGCAGGCGTCGTACATGCGCGACCTGGCGAAGGCGACTGACGCGAAGCAGAAGAGGACGATGCTGGCGATTAACATGTTGGGCGATAGCTGGAGATTGATCACTGTGTTCTTCTATGTGCCCGATGCCTTCTGCTAGAGACCTTTATTGACAAGGAACAACAAGAGATGTttgagccatgatgaagagacgTGTACTTAACTCAAAAACCCCCTCTTGAAGATGTGAACGTTTGCAGAGAGTGGGTTTCATCTGTAACCACCTGCCTGATAACAACGGTCGCTGATAACAACCTCATGGCACGGGACAGAAGAACGGTAGAAATGGTTACCTAACTCCTCTCAGGTATTATAAGTAAATTTACATGAAATATCATGAAATAACTGAAAATATGTTCTAACAAAAGGATAAATACTTTATCAACTACCGTCACTCTCTGTGTCACGTCTGCCTGCTCTGGGATGTCTTTAACATCACCTCCTGTCCTCAACGAAGTGAATCGCAACTTCGACTATGTAACTCATCAGATCAAGCCACACCGATAACTGTCCGAAATATTTTTCAAAGATTATTTGTAACTGTCTATCCCTCCGGATTCTCTCCATCACGGAGTCTTGTTCGGGGCCCACCCTGTTAGTGTCCGACCTTTCGGCGGCCGAGAGAACGGACCCGGATACATTCACGGTGACTTTTCGGTGACCGACCAAAGAACAACGGACCGAAAGACCAAGCAACCCTCTTGTCCCTTCCATATTTTTGGGTTTTTATAAAACCGGCTTTTTTCCCTTTATATCGGCATCCTCCAGATCAAATCCGTCGCTCTAGTTTGACATTGTGCCAAGACTTGTCATTCTCCACTAACTACACGATGGATCACGACGGGCCCATGGAGGAGATTCCCcacagccatcatcaccaccatcaccttCAATACCATactcatcatcaccatcatggaCCTCCTCATGATCATGATATGACACTCGGAGAGCAGAACAAGGCTCACTTCAAGTATGTGCCTATACATACCCGATCAATGATCATACTGACTTGTCCCAGCAATGTTGCTCCCGCTGTGTTTCAGTGGCCTTGGATCGTGGAGCTGTGCAATCAGATCACAAGGGAGCTCCGTGCAAACATTGATTGGATTGGAATTCAACCTCCGTCAACTCGACCTACCAAGATCTTAGATTATGCCTGTGGAAACGGCGTTGCGTCTCGAGTACGTACCGCACCAACGCCAAGCCCTTGATCAGCACTGACGTGAACAGGCTCTAGCACCGTTCGTTTCCAGTGTCCGAGGCATAGACATCTCCTCTGGAATGGTGGAACAGTACAACGACATGGCCTTGAAAGGAGGCTTCTCGCCCGAAAAAGTCAAGGCCGTCCAAGGCGATCTAGTCGACCCGAAATCAACGCCCTCCCCGGAACTCAACTCGCCCGAATTTTTCAACTTTGACCTAATAATCATGTGCATGGCACTCCACCACGTCGAAGACCACGAAAAGATGATCGCAAAACTGTCGGAGCGGCTTCGAGAAGGTGGAGTGTTGATCATTGTCGACTGGGTTGCCATCTCAGAGAGTAACTGCCCAGACGCCCCTCGAGCCAAAGCTCTATCAAATCACACCATGACGCGTATGGGATTTACTGAAAATGATGTAAAGGGGGCTTACGAAAAAGCTGGTCTGGAGGACTGGGCTTGGAAGTGGGCTTCGACGAGGTCTCAGGTACCAAAGGAGATTGGAGGAGAACAgcagctcttcttctcccgtGGACGGAAGCCAGTCCAGTAGAGCATTTTCTTGATTCGGGGTTCTTTTGATACACGATATTGGTTAGATTTATGCGAGTTAAAGCGTTTTCCTGTTTtcaatttttttttaccagGCTGGTAGCTAGACtgatgagaagctggaggGGTGGGATTGGGTTCCTTCAACTGATGCACAATGGGGTTTTGATTCTTCTGTTCCCCCTCATGACGCACTTTAAATAGTGACAAGTAATAAACGCATCTTTATTCGTCAGCTTTGAAGGTCTAGCATTAACCTATCAACCCTCTGCTCGAGTGTAGAGTATGATTGGGCTACTAATGACTTGCACCCCTCCAACCCCTGGCACCTACACTCCCCTGCCAAGTTCCGTACTATTTCCAGACAGTTCTTTACCTCCTTGAAGACTATCCTCTTTACGATTGCAACTTGCTCCTCGGGATCCACTTCGAATACCCCAAATTTCACGCTTGACAAGCTTCCGCAAATCTGTGAGCTAGGCTCGCTTCCCCATCCTTGGGATTTGACCGCCTCCTCAAACGAGTAAATGATGAGCTCCAAAGCGGAGACTGCGAGTATTCCGCCACTCCTGTAGCTAGAGTACTCGCTTGTGGTTAGGATCTTGCCGAGACTGGTCATGCAGGCTCGGTTGGTCTGGAGTATCTCATCCAGAGCCCGAGATTTCGACCGTGTTTGTGTTTCCAGCGACTCTAGCATGGTAGATAGCTCTGAAATTACCGAAGTACTTTGAGGCTCCGGGCTCCATTGCTCTTTGGGCGGCGAGTCTGATGTGCTTGGAGAAAGCCAGGTAGAGTCCGGGCTGAGGGGTAGGATGTCGGCGGCTTGTCTTAAACAAGGGAGTATGGATTCGATTTCAGAGTAGGGGCCGTACACGCTGTTATTTCTGAGTTCAACAGCTGGATACTGTGACTGGGGATTGCAGTTTCCGGTTTGATCAAGGGTGTGGTCGTACGGATGCTGAGCTGAGGGGTCGTCGTAACAACCAGGGCTGCTGATGGCGAGCTTGCATGGGTCCAGGCAGTTTTGATCTCCGCAAGAAACCGATCTCGATAGAGGATGAAGATATTCAACCGGGGTCTCGTCATCCGTGTTGTGAGCCCTGCCATTGCACTTCTGCCTCCGCCTTTTCTTGGTCATTCTGCCCACGAGCGATACCTCGTACGTGCAAGTCATGTCTGACTGTAGACATCTTTTGCATCCTGTCTTTTCTCCTGTGCACCGGACCTAAGGAGAGTTAGCGGGATGGACTACTTTAGGGAAAATATGGTCTCACCTTGGCGGCGTGACAAGAGGTGCACGCTGATCGCATACGAGGGGGCTTTCCTCCGGGCATGTTGGACATGTGTGTAACACAAGTAGATGGATGTGTTCGACGTACAACTTTACCGAGTATCAATGAAGCGTCCGAATATTGAAAAGAGGCAAAATCTTCAGTCTCCTGACCTAAGATTGAGCATGTGCTGACTTTCCCGCCATTCTCCCTCCAAGCCAGCTCtacgaggccatcaaggtcctcaagCCTGGATCCAGTCGGAGAGACCCAAGACGGGCAACCCTTGTCAACCTACCATCAGCCTCAAAAGGTTCTGACCTATCAGCGGCAGAGGATAATAAATCATGGCTTCTCGCTGGGGCTAGACTGCTATTGAGTTAGTGGGCGATTGCTGGTGATGTCAGTTGTTTTGTTTCAAGTGTGGTTGCTGGGTGTTTCTCCATTTTTGTTTTCAATTGCCTCTTTTTGCATAACCAACCACCTGATCTTTGACAATTCGCGCGTCTTACGTCTGCTGAGCCATGATTTCTTGGTTTGCTAACAGGGGTAGACGCAAGGTTGCCAAGCCAAATGGACAAA
This genomic interval from Fusarium keratoplasticum isolate Fu6.1 chromosome 9, whole genome shotgun sequence contains the following:
- a CDS encoding Zn(2)-C6 fungal-type domain-containing protein → MPGGKPPRMRSACTSCHAAKVRCTGEKTGCKRCLQSDMTCTYEVSLVGRMTKKRRRQKCNGRAHNTDDETPVEYLHPLSRSVSCGDQNCLDPCKLAISSPGCYDDPSAQHPYDHTLDQTGNCNPQSQYPAVELRNNSVYGPYSEIESILPCLRQAADILPLSPDSTWLSPSTSDSPPKEQWSPEPQSTSVISELSTMLESLETQTRSKSRALDEILQTNRACMTSLGKILTTSEYSSYRSGGILAVSALELIIYSFEEAVKSQGWGSEPSSQICGSLSSVKFGVFEVDPEEQVAIVKRIVFKEVKNCLEITFKADE